The Apium graveolens cultivar Ventura chromosome 11, ASM990537v1, whole genome shotgun sequence genome has a window encoding:
- the LOC141697291 gene encoding methionine gamma-lyase — protein sequence MASKKRSGVDEFLVVPKKQIKHWESDPAASLANARHEFGEHGGVNMSIEASATFTVMEPETMGRMFSGELGPDRDFFIYSRHFNPTVLNLSRQIAALEGTEAAYCTASGMSAISSVLLHLVNTGDNIVASQTLYGGTHALLTHFLPRSSGISTTFVDVRDLEKVDAAIVEGKTKVLYFESISNPTLTVANIPELTKIAHRKGVKVIVDNTFAPMCISPAKLGADVVVHSISKFISGGADIIAGAVCGSASLMNSMMDLHQGPLMILGPTMNAKVAFELAERIPHLGLRMKEHCHRALVFATRMKKLGLRVIYPGLEDHPDHELLKSMINKEYGYGGLLCLDMETEEKANKLMNILQNCTQFGFMAVSLGYYETLMSCSGSSTSSELNDEEKQLAGISPGLIRMSIGYSGTVEQRWSQLEMAISRLQDSKN from the exons ATGGCCTCTAAGAAAAGAAGCGGCGTTGATGAGTTTCTTGTCGTACcaaaaaaacaaataaaacacTGGGAATCAGACCCCGCCGCCTCACTAGCCAATGCTCGTCATGAGTTCGGTGAACACGGCGGCGTTAACATGTCCATCGAAGCCTCCGCCACTTTCACCGTCATGGAGCCCGAAACAATGGGCCGCATGTTCTCCGGTGAACTGGGCCCCGACCGTGACTTTTTCATTTACAGCCGTCATTTTAACCCTACTGTTCTAAACCTAAGCCGACAGATTGCTGCACTTGAAGGTACGGAAGCTGCTTATTGTACTGCCAGTGGCATGTCTGCTATCTCCTCGGTTTTGTTGCACTTGGTTAACACTGGTGACAACATTGTTGCGTCACAGACTTTGTACGGTGGGACCCATGCTTTGTTGACGCATTTTCTGCCTAGGTCTTCGGGGATTAGTACGACGTTTGTGGATGTGCGTGATTTGGAGAAGGTGGATGCGGCTATTGTGGAAGGGAAGACTAAGGTTTTGTATTTCGAGTCGATCTCGAACCCGACTCTGACGGTTGCGAACATACCAGAACTAACCAAGATTGCTCATAGGAAAGGTGTTAAGGTTATCGTGGACAATACTTTTGCTCCTATGTGTATTTCTCCGGCTAAGCTTGGTGCGGATGTTGTTGTTCATAGTATCTCCAAGTTTATTAGCGGCGGGGCCGATATAATTGCAG GTGCTGTTTGTGGATCTGCAAGCCTTATGAATTCTATGATGGACCTTCATCAAGGGCCTCTAATGATATTAGGTCCAACAATGAATGCTAAAGTTGCCTTTGAGCTGGCAGAAAGAATTCCTCATTTGGGCCTTAGGATGAAGGAGCATTGCCACAGGGCCTTGGTTTTTGCTACAAGGATGAAGAAGCTGGGCCTGCGAGTCATCTATCCAGGCCTTGAGGATCATCCTGATCATGAACTTTTGAAGTCCATGATAAACAAAGAATATGGTTATGGTGGTCTTTTGTGTTTGGACATGGAAACAGAGGAGAAGGCTAATAAGCTGATGAACATTTTGCAAAACTGTACTCAATTTGGATTCATGGCTGTCAGCTTGGGCTACTACGAGACGCTCATGTCTTGCTCGGGTAGCAGCACGAGCAGTGAGCTGAATGATGAAGAGAAACAGCTTGCGGGAATTTCCCCTGGTTTGATCAGGATGTCGATTGGCTATAGCGGAACCGTGGAGCAGCGATGGAGTCAGCTTGAGATGGCAATTTCAAGGCTTCAAGATTCAAAGAACTAA
- the LOC141696715 gene encoding cytochrome P450 78A9-like: MASQAEWLWVIILASKCKDFICQNYYPFIFLIVVICLSWLTLSFVYWTFPGGPAWGKHYFWTKSYPNPIPGPRGYPVIGSMNLMADLAHQHLASVAKVLKAKRVMALSLGETRVMVTSDPDVAKEILNSSVFSDRPVKETAYSLMFNRAIGFAPYGVYWRTLRRIAAAHIFCTKQMKISEAQRSGIANQILREIGLQSRKDTGECYGLRKLLKRASLSNMTSLVFGHGSCLNQSEAAKLSELVEEGYDLLGLLNWSDHLPWISIFDPQNIRARCSNLVPQVYRLVTRIISEHRASAHTKLPTKTSNAFVDVLLAQHLDNLSEADLVAVLWEMIFRGTDTVAVMIEWILARMVLHPTIQAKVHQELDRIVGKSRAITESDISAMVYLEAVIKEAFRLHPPGPLLSWARLATTDTTIDGYHVPAGTTAMVNMWAITRDPSMWTDPLNFIPERFMTKHSPDDNFSMMGSDLRLAPFGSGIRICPGRFLGLTTVTFWVAFILHEFEIVQSDHNPVDLSEVLRLSCEMSNPLVARFVPRRRYVSHL, translated from the exons ATGGCATCACAAGCTGAATGGTTATGGGTTATTATTTTAGCTTCCAAATGCAAAGATTTCATTTGTCAAAACTATTACCCTTTTATTTTTCTTATAGTTGTCATATGTCTTTCTTGGCTCACTCTATCTTTTGTCTATTGGACATTCCCGGGCGGTCCTGCATGGGGAAAACACTACTTCTGGACCAAATCCTACCCGAATCCAATACCCGGACCACGTGGATATCCGGTAATAGGTAGCATGAACCTTATGGCTGACCTTGCTCATCAACATCTAGCCTCCGTGGCAAAAGTGTTGAAAGCAAAACGAGTCATGGCTTTGAGCCTGGGTGAAACACGAGTAATGGTGACATCTGACCCGGACGTGGCCAAAGAAATACTCAACAGTTCCGTATTCTCTGATCGTCCGGTGAAGGAAACTGCTTATAGTTTAATGTTCAACAGAGCCATTGGGTTTGCACCATATGGTGTTTACTGGAGAACATTAAGAAGGATTGCAGCGGCGCATATTTTTTGTACCAAGCAAATGAAAATTTCAGAAGCTCAAAGATCAGGAATTGCTAATCAAATCTTACGAGAAATCGGGCTTCAAAGTAGAAAAGATACTGGAGAATGTTATGGCCTTAGGAAACTACTCAAGCGAGCTTCTTTGAGCAACATGACGAGCTTAGTATTCGGGCATGGCTCATGCTTAAATCAAAGTGAAGCTGCTAAGCTTAGTGAACTTGTGGAAGAAGGCTATGATTTATTAGGGCTACTCAACTGGTCCGATCACCTTCCGTGGATATCAATTTTTGACCCTCAAAATATCAGGGCCAGATGCTCAAACTTGGTTCCTCAAGTATACAGACTCGTAACTCGGATTATATCCGAGCATAGAGCCTCGGCCCATACAAAGCTTCCCACGAAAACAAGTAATGCCTTTGTAGATGTTCTCCTCGCTCAGCATCTCGATAATTTATCAGAGGCAGATTTGGTGGCCGTCCTTTGG GAGATGATATTCAGAGGGACTGATACTGTGGCTGTTATGATCGAGTGGATCCTTGCAAGGATGGTACTTCACCCAACCATCCAAGCAAAGGTTCACCAAGAGCTCGATCGTATCGTCGGAAAATCAAGAGCAATAACGGAATCTGATATTTCAGCAATGGTCTACCTTGAAGCTGTAATCAAAGAAGCTTTCCGGTTACATCCACCCGGCCCACTTCTTTCTTGGGCTCGTTTAGCCACCACTGACACAACAATAGATGGATATCATGTTCCAGCAGGTACCACAGCTATGGTGAACATGTGGGCCATTACAAGGGACCCATCAATGTGGACAGATCCATTAAACTTTATACCAGAGAGGTTCATGACTAAGCATTCGCCTGATGATAACTTTTCAATGATGGGCTCGGATCTTAGGCTAGCGCCATTCGGGTCGGGTATTAGAATATGCCCTGGTAGGTTCTTGGGTCTCACCACCGTCACCTTTTGGGTAGCATTTATTCTGCATGAATTTGAAATAGTTCAATCGGATCACAATCCTGTGGATCTCTCTGAAGTACTAAGGCTTTCTTGTGAAATGTCGAACCCACTTGTAGCTAGATTTGTACCACGCCGCAGATATGTGTCACATTTGTGA